A window from Cydia pomonella isolate Wapato2018A chromosome 8, ilCydPomo1, whole genome shotgun sequence encodes these proteins:
- the LOC133520703 gene encoding venom allergen 5-like, with protein sequence MMSLVLFVLGGLLATTEGCGIGKQMITSGGLTALEKQSIVDAHNRLRQSIALGQVSSQPPAANMMEMVWDEELAATAQRWADQCTPAHDHAAQRDVGRFPVGQNLAATWTTRPPTETKDSQPDFMRQIKAWFDEVRIYGFQPISGGHGTGHYSQLVWGETSHVGCGFTFYYDNARGYTKLYVCNYGPGGNVIGANPYEKGYPACSTYGLADSRKYSGLCATSSFTASSSYQTVDNVNVIPDSTGNSQAFNYQFSNQYSNQFSNQFSNQYQYQYQQPTYYQTETQTSTYRPFISLFKSASNLFTQPKSRGFRFGTVYL encoded by the exons ATGATGTCCTTAGTGTTGTTTGTTTTGGGAGGGCTCCTTGCAACGACAGAGGGTTGCGGCATTGGAAAGCAGATgataa CGTCGGGTGGATTGACGGCACTCGAGAAGCAAAGCATCGTGGACGCGCACAACCGCCTTCGACAGAGCATCGCCCTGGGGCAGGTCTCCAGCCAGCCGCCGGCAGCTAATATGATGGAAATG GTGTGGGATGAAGAGTTAGCAGCAACCGCGCAACGTTGGGCTGACCAATGCACGCCCGCGCACGACCACGCCGCGCAACGCGACGTCGGCAGATTCCCGGTCGGACAGAACCTCGCAGCCACCTGGACCACTCGCCCCCCGACCGAGACCAAGGACTCTCAGCCTGATTTCATGAGGCAGATCAAAGCCTGGTTCGATGAAGTCCGTATCTACGGATTTCAGCCTATCAGTGGCGGCCACGGCACCGGTCATTACTCTCAg TTGGTATGGGGCGAAACATCGCACGTGGGTTGCGGATTCACGTTCTACTACGACAACGCAAGAGGCTACACCAAGCTGTACGTCTGCAACTACGGTCCCGGAGGGAACGTGATCGGTGCCAACCCTTACGAGAAGGGCTACCCCGCTTGCAGCACCTACGGACTTGCGGACTCCAGAAAATACTCTGGTCTATGCG CAACCAGCAGTTTCACTGCATCTTCGAGTTATCAAACGGTCGACAATGTCAACGTCATCCCAGACAGCACTGGCAATTCTCAAGCTTTCAACTACCAGTTCAGTAACCAGTACAGCAATCAATTCAGCAACCAGTTCAGCAACCAATACCAGTACCAGTACCAGCAACCTACCTATTACCAAACAGAAACACAGACTTCTACATACAGGCCATTTATTAGCCTATTCAAGTCTGCATCAAATCTATTCACTCAACCCAAATCAAGAGGATTCAGATTTGGTACTGTTTACCTATGA